In Bradyrhizobium guangxiense, the genomic window TGGATCAGTCGGGAAACGTCCCGGGGCGTATCGCCATAAATGGACCATACCTCCGCGCGCCGCAGGCTCCAGCGAAATCCTCTCCTCTCAGCCGACAATTGCCGGCTGCTTCACGAGCTTGGCCGAGACGCGCGTCCACTCGAGTCCGTCGAGCAGCATTGCGAGCTGTGTCGCACTGAGATGCACCACGCCTTCGCGGATCAGCGACCAGGTGAAGTGCCCCTGGTGCAACCACTTCGTCACCAGCACCATGCCGCTGCCGTCCCACGCCAGAAGCTTCACTCTGTCCGTGCGTTTGCTGCGGAACACGAAGACGTCACCACAATACGGATTCGCACGCAGCGCTTCGCTCACCAGTGCCGACAGTGTATGCACCGACTTGCGGAAATCGACCGGCTGTGTCGCCAGCACCACCTTGAGGTCAGAGCGTAGCGCAATCACCGGATACCCCGAAGCGCCGCCAGCACGGTCGACAGCGTCGCCAGCTCAACGCCCGGCTCGACCCGGATGCGCGCCCCGTTCACCTCGATCTCGACAACTCCGCAAACCTTGGCCGGCGGCGCGGCGATCTCCAAAGGCCTCGTCTGTAGCCCGGAAATACGTTCATGCTCGCCCGCTGTCCCGCTATCGATCCCGGGACCAATTTCGATTGGCTCGAAGTTCGGTGCCTTGCCCCCCACCGCCGCCGCAACTTGGCGGCGCCACACCGTAAGCAGCCCGCGCGAAACGCCATTGCGCCGCGCAACCTCGGAGATGTTCGCACCCTCCTCAAAGCTCTCTGCCACGATCCGGGCCTTCTCCTCGCTAGTCCACCGACGCCGTCGGCGCTCCCCGGTGATCACCTCGACGCGACGATAGGCGTCATCTTCCTGCCTGGCATCAAGCATGGCATTTGCCATCGTTCCACCTCCACCGATCAGCTCATGCCAGGCTTTATCGAGCGCAAACCGAGCGGCGGCTCGGTGGGGGCCACATGCCGGTTACTGTTCAGTTACACACCGCGCCGTCGCCGCAGATGAAGAGAGCAAAACGGTCCCATTCTAGGCCGCGCTCTTCTTGATCGATATCGACTGATGTCGCCGGTGCTGCAAAGGGGACGTTGAGTTTCCGACTTATGTCGCGATGCTTCGACCGCTAAGGCGACGCAAATCGATCGTCCGCCCTTTCTCAAGCATTTGTCGCCTGATTTTCTCAAGCCCCCAACTGGCATGCGGCTTGCTGGTTAGAGATTGCGATCTGGTCGTAATACGGAGCGCCTAAAACATGAACCACGATACGTCAGTGAAGCTATCCGAGCGCGAAAAACAATGCCTCCAGTTGGGGGCAGAAGGGAGATCGTCATGGGGAAGGAACTGAAGATCACCGAGAATACGGTCAATTATCATGTTAAGAACGCCCGGCAAGAGCTTGATACGAGGACCCGCGTCCTGGGTATCATCAAGGCGATACGCCTCAAGCTGATCTCAGATCCGTCGCAGGAGCGCGACGAGGATAAGGACTAGCGCGACGTCGAGCTTTCGCGACGGCCTCAAGTCCCGGGAATGCTGCGTGGATGGCATCATGCGAGCCTTGGCAACTAGTTCGCGTCGGCTCTCACCGGGGCCTTCATACGCGACACCCGGGACGCCCGCGCTGACGAAGTTCTCGTGCTAGCAGGCGCGCATTATTGAAATTGCCGAAGGAGCCATCACCGTGAACGCGCACAGGCCGTGCGGTCGAGTCGACGATCCGCTCGACCATGTCGATGAGTTGGCTCCATGATCCTTATTGGCGTCTCGCGAGCCGAAAGAGCAGGCAGAATTGGTAGGCCCGCCGCCCACGGGCTTCGAACCCTGCGTTCTTGGGATCACGCTGGAGAGCGCATCGTGAGCTTCCATGGAAAAGGAGAGTTCGCTGGTGGAGCATATCTGAGCGCGCGGCAGTTCTGTAGGCGACGGCTCAGCCCGTCGATCACGGCGTTTTGGGCGGATCGTGTTCCGTGGCGTGGTGTAGCTGGCGGCAGGTCACCGCCGATGTTCCGGCGGGTCGGAAGGCATCAGCCTGCCACAGCGGGCAGAACGACGATGATCGCTCAATGACGCGATGGTTTCCAGTGTCATGTAGCGGGCGCGCTGGAGGACCCATTGGTCGTTTTGCTCGAGCAAAAACGCACCAACGAGGCGACCGATGGCGTCTTCATTGGGAAGATGCCGACGACTTCGGTCCACCGCTTATTCCGCCGTTGAGGCCCTTGATCGGATCGGTCGAGTGGAGCTTGGCGTGGTGCGGAGCCGGGAAGCTCATATAGGCTCGCACGCCGAGCTCGGCTTCGTCCATGAGGGGCGCGAGCTTGGACAGTTTGAGGCCGGAGCTGATCGGCGACCTTGCGCCACTGCGCCCTGGCCGCTTCAACATTGTGTTGGGCGAACGCGGTGGCGATGAAGGCGGACACGACGCGCCGGCCGGCTCTTGCCGCATGCGCGAAGACGTTGCGCATGAAGGGGACGCGCGGCAGCGCTGCCGGGTCGCGTTGAGCGCCTTGCTGACGGCGGCCTTGATGCCCTCATGGGCATCGGACACAACCAGCTTTACGCCACGTAGGCCGCGGTGGGCGAGCTTGCGCAGAAAAGTCGTTCAGAACGCCTCGGCTTCGGACGGGCCCATGTCCATGCCGAGGATCTCGCGCCGGCCGTCGCCGTTGACACCGGCCGCGAGGAACACCGCGAGCGAGACGATGCGGCTATTCTGGTGCACCTTCAGGTGGGTGGCGTCGGTCCGCAAATACGGCCAGTCGCCTTCGATCGGGCAGGCGAGGAAAGCCTTCACACCTTGTCTTCGATGTCACCGCAGAGCCGGCTGACCCGGCTTTTGGAGATCCCGGTCATGCCCATGGCCTGCACGAGATGATCCACCGAGCGGTTCGAGACGCCCTGCACGTAGGCCTCCTCGTCACTGCGCTCAGCGCTTTCTTAGCCATGCGGCGCGGCTCCAGGAACCCGGGAAGTAGCTTCCTTGCGCAGTTTGGGAATGCGTAGTTCAACCGCTGGCACTCTGCTCGCCGTAGGCCGCTCCGGTCTGTACGGCGACCTCCAGCTTCATCAGCCGTTGGCGGCAAAGCCAATCATCTCGCGCAGGTCTGGGGCCTTCTCCACGGGCGCGCGAAGCTTCATCATCTCGTCGTTTCGGAAGTTGCGGGTGGTCGTGCGCAAGTGAATCCCATGTTCGGCTAGAGAGCCGTAGAAGGTTAGCAGCGCGGCACGATTATTGATAGACAATCTGATCACCTGGCCCTACTTGGCGCGGTAATTTTCCACTAAGACGTCGATCGCCGCTTCGCCGGACGCCGGTTCGGCGCCAGACAAACCTCACGCAGGAATCAGCTCGCCATCTCGAGCCGCCCCGCGGTTGCGACATTCGGCCGCGCTACTTCGATCGGGCCGCTGCCGGCCTGATCGTTCGCGACGGACCATAACCATGCCACAGGACACGGCGCTTTCGTCGGCTTCAACTCCTTTTACCGTGGCAAGATAATTTCGTGATAGCTTGCCCAGAAGTTGCCGCGGCGCGCAGGACATTGGTCACTGGGTCGTCGATCTCGTCGGGCTGACGAAATGGGATATGTTTGCAATCTCCTTCGCGGCATATCGCTCTCCTTGAGAGCTTCTGGCATGCTTCGGCACTGGCCTCGTTACCCCGCTTTTCTCATGCCGTGCGTAGCTCCCTTCTGCATGCCTTTAAACCTAAGACGTGCAACACAACGAAGTCGCGCGCTGGTCGGAGCTATCGAAGCAAGCCATGCTGGCGGACACACTGTTCGTCTTTGTCGGACCATCCGTCTAGCTCACCAGCTATACTTGTAAGTCGGCTCACAACCGCCACACCAGTGTTTGTAGGCGGCGCAAGGCGCGATCTGTGTCTAGTTTGTGACATTGGCGCCAAACGCGTCTGGTTCAGAACACTGCCCGAATTGGGCGCCGGGGGGTTTTCAAAAGTGCGATCATAGGCCTAACGCGCTCCGACCGCTGGCACACTCATTGCAAACACGCAGTACTAAGAGTGCTGAGTGCACGCACGCGATCGATGCTCTCCACCCGTTTCTTAGAGACAAGCGGTCAAAATAAGTCGCGTAGGGTTTGATAATATGTCGGACAGCAACGTGGCGCTGCGCATGGAATCTTTGGCTCCTCCCATCAAGGTGGGGAGTTGGCTGCGTGGCCAGCCCCTTGCGAACTTCGAGTGCGGGAAAGTCTACATTGTCGAATTTTGGGCAAGTAGGTGCGGACGATGTATGACGGCGGCGATGCCCTATCTCGTTCAACTGCAGGAGAAATATAAAGATTGCGGAGTTGAGGTCATCGGAGTCGCATGTGGCGAAGAAGCACCAACGGCGGACGAGGCCAGAACCAAGTTGGAGGCGTGGTTGACCGAAACGTCTCCGAAACTGAACTATCGGATTGCGTTCGACTTCACAGGCGAGATGAAGCAGCTTTGGGGAGACCCCAGTTTTGCTCCGGGATTCCCATCTCTTTCGTCGTCGATCGCGACGGCCACATCGCGTTCATAGGACATCCAATGCAACTCAATGATGTTTTGCCGAAGGTTCTTCAAGGGGTCTGGCGAACCAGCGAAGAAGCTAAAGCCGCCGACGCGAAGCGGATTGAGCAGAACCAACGGGTAGCCCGCGAGCTAACGCCCACCTCGCCAATCTACGCTAAACTTCGGGC contains:
- a CDS encoding TlpA disulfide reductase family protein, whose product is MSDSNVALRMESLAPPIKVGSWLRGQPLANFECGKVYIVEFWASRCGRCMTAAMPYLVQLQEKYKDCGVEVIGVACGEEAPTADEARTKLEAWLTETSPKLNYRIAFDFTGEMKQLWGDPSFAPGFPSLSSSIATATSRS
- the tnpA gene encoding IS66-like element accessory protein TnpA, with translation MANAMLDARQEDDAYRRVEVITGERRRRRWTSEEKARIVAESFEEGANISEVARRNGVSRGLLTVWRRQVAAAVGGKAPNFEPIEIGPGIDSGTAGEHERISGLQTRPLEIAAPPAKVCGVVEIEVNGARIRVEPGVELATLSTVLAALRGIR
- the tnpB gene encoding IS66 family insertion sequence element accessory protein TnpB (TnpB, as the term is used for proteins encoded by IS66 family insertion elements, is considered an accessory protein, since TnpC, encoded by a neighboring gene, is a DDE family transposase.); amino-acid sequence: MIALRSDLKVVLATQPVDFRKSVHTLSALVSEALRANPYCGDVFVFRSKRTDRVKLLAWDGSGMVLVTKWLHQGHFTWSLIREGVVHLSATQLAMLLDGLEWTRVSAKLVKQPAIVG